From one Eucalyptus grandis isolate ANBG69807.140 chromosome 9, ASM1654582v1, whole genome shotgun sequence genomic stretch:
- the LOC104434367 gene encoding rab9 effector protein with kelch motifs, with the protein MRWERVVLPQAQEAEQGSEEAGGPGKRWAHTCNAIIGGRFLYVFGGFGIDNCQTNEVHVFDTVEQTWSQPTIKGMPPAPRDGHSCTNVGDNLFVFGGTDGMNPLGDLHILYTSSHTWISPITRGEVPEARQGHSAALVDKRLFIFGGYGKSPDNDDEVYYNDLFILNTETFAWKKAMTTGMPPSPRHTHSCSMWKNKMIVIGGEDERDYHLSDVHILDADTLMWKELNTTGNMLPPRAGYLTITFGKILFVYGGYTEAQKLYDDLYMLDVESTIWSKLTTTGAGPSARFSMAGVCLDPVRSGVLAFVGGCNRSLEALDDIYYLHTGLTGEHEQRLEKLPSRKKLKLKCQEQNLTLGQDKALVQLDVSSSSNQPVPLSIYGQPGAQSNPHKQLVPVQGKHIFEARLTENFGDRHTIETVIDGKPLRGVLFSSKASTLPIPLSSSSSGKRSYGDSSAGASNGDHNCESKGL; encoded by the exons ATGAGGTGGGAAAGAGTTGTGTTGCCGCAAGCCCAGGAAGCAGAGCAGGGCAGCGAAGAGGCGGGTGGCCCCGGAAAGAGGTGGGCCCACACTTGCAACGCGATCATAGGAGGGAGGTTCCTCTACGTGTTCGGTGGCTTTGGCATAGACAACTGCCAGACCAACGAGGTTCACGTCTTTGACACTG TGGAGCAAACATGGAGCCAACCCACGATAAAAGGCATGCCACCTGCTCCAAGGGATGGCCATAGCTGCACTAATGTTGGTGACaatttgtttgtgtttggtgGGACGGATGGAATGAACCCTCTTGGGGATTTGCATATACTATACACTT CTTCTCATACATGGATATCACCCATTACAAGGGGAGAGGTACCAGAGGCAAGGCAGGGTCATAGTGCAGCACTTGTGGATAAAAGGCTGTTCATATTTGGTGGGTATGGAAAATCTCctgataatgatgatgaagTATATTACAATGATCTCTTCATATTGAACACAG AGACATTTGCTTGGAAGAAGGCCATGACCACTGGTATGCCACCTTCACCACGTCATACCCATAGCTGCTCaatgtggaagaacaaaatgattgTGATTGGTGGTGAAGATGAGCGTGATTACCATTTGTCCGATGTCCACATTCTTGATGCAG ATACTCTGATGTGGAAGGAGCTGAATACCACCGGCAACATGCTACCCCCCCGTGCTGGATATTTGACTATTACTTTTGGgaagattttgtttgtttatggGGGATACACAGAGGCCCAAAAGCTATATGATGACCTGTATATGCTTGATGTTG AATCTACAATATGGTCCAAGTTGACTACCACAGGTGCTGGACCTTCTGCCAGATTTTCCATGGCTGGGGTCTGTCTGGATCCAGTAAGAAGTGGGGTTCTTGCCTTTGTGGGTGGTTGCAATAGAAGTCTCGAGGCTCTTGACGATATTTATTACTTGCACACAG GACTCACTGGGGAACACGAACAAAGGCTAGAGAAGTTACCCTCGAGGAAGAAACTGAAGCTGAAGTGCCAAGAGCAAAATTTGACTCTAGGACAGGATAAAGCTTTGGTGCAACTTGATGTATCCTCAAGCTCAAATCAACCTGTGCCGCTATCAATCTATGGTCAGCCAG GTGCTCAAAGTAATCCACATAAGCAACTGGTACCTGTGCaaggtaaacatatatttgaagcGAGACTGACGGAGAATTTTGGTGATCGACACACCATTGAAACTGTCATAGATGGAAAACCTCTCCGTGGAGTTCTATTTTCCAGTAAGGCTAGCACTCTTCCTATACCTCTTTCAAGCTCCAGCAG CGGGAAAAGAAGTTATGGAGATTCAAGTGCCGGTGCATCAAATGGTGATCATAACTGTGAGTCAAAAGGCTTGTAG